The following proteins are co-located in the Limanda limanda chromosome 5, fLimLim1.1, whole genome shotgun sequence genome:
- the asphd2 gene encoding aspartate beta-hydroxylase domain-containing protein 2: MEWSLESVREMVAGGMQSVRECEICALAIAMCVLLLFMWYCYRVGREHGSSPLRGRYLAGPGRIGGVVGGFMNTDCRGRGKGKLGSLLEEQNGFAFCQSSECFRCTSAGESLNQRLYHSLQDYAKRYTWSGMGRVHKGVRDQGRYLNSRPTIQRPEVFFLPDLPSAPFFSREIQRHDVELLEQSFPALLAEFESIYHQPPARSGSSLPPGWKVNSTPRGTWWTYYLVNQGTPLVLNVRRCPRAWRVLGQLRTFIANNVFGNACFSVLTPGALITEHYGPTNVRLRCHLGLRVPPSCELVVGGEPQCWSEGSCLLFDDSFLHRAFHEGGAEDGPRVVFMVDLWHPNVAAAERQALDYIFTPGRLEDREGK; encoded by the exons ATGGAGTGGTCGCTGGAGAGTGTGAGGGAGATGGTGGCTGGAGGGATGCAGTCTGTGAGGGAGTGTGAGATCTGTGCCTTGGCCATAGCCATGtgcgtgctgctgctgttcatgtGGTACTGCTACAGGGTGGGCCGGGAGCACGGCTCGAGCCCCCTGCGTGGGAGGTATCTGGCCGGGCCTGGCCGGATCGGAGGCGTTGTGGGAGGCTTCATGAATACAGACTGTCGTGGCAGGGGCAAAGGGAAACTGGGATCGTTGCTGGAAGAGCAGAACGGCTTCGCTTTCTGCCAGTCGTCCGAGTGTTTCCGCTGCACCAGTGCCGGGGAGAGCCTGAACCAGAGGCTCTACCACAGCCTGCAGGATTACGCCAAGCGCTACACCTGGTCCGGCATGGGCAGGGTGCACAAAGGAGTCCGCGATCAAGGCCGCTACCTCAACAGCAGACCAACCATCCAGCGGCCGGAGGTCTTCTTCCTGCCCGACCTGCCGTCAGCGCCGTTCTTCTCCCGGGAGATACAGAGGCATGacgtggagctgctggagcagagCTTCCCCGCCCTTCTGGCTGAGTTTGAGAGCATCTACCACCAGCCTCCGGCCCGCAGCGGCTCCTCTCTGCCGCCGGGGTGGAAGGTCAACAGCACCCCCCGCGGGACGTGGTGGACCTACTACCTAGTCAACCAAGGCACCCCTCTGGTTCTGAATGTGAGGAGGTGTCCGCGGGCGTGGAGGGTGCTGGGACAGCTGCGCACCTTCATCGCCAACAACGTGTTCGGCAACGCCTGCTTCTCTGTGCTGACGCCCGGAGCTCTGATCACCGAGCATTACGGTCCGACAAATGTCAGGCTGCGCTGCCACCTGG GTCTCAGAGTTCCCCCTTCCTGTGAGCTCGTGGTCGGTGGAGAGCCACAGTGCTGGTCCGAGGGAAGCTGTCTGCTTTTTGATGACTCCTTCCTCCACCGGGCTTTTCACGAGG gcgGTGCAGAGGACGGCCCCAGGGTGGTCTTCATGGTGGACCTGTGGCACCCCAACGTGGCCGCTGCTGAGAGACAAGCCTTGGACTACATTTTCACTCCGGGCCGCTTAGAGGACAGGGAAGGGAAATAA
- the ggt5a gene encoding gamma-glutamyltransferase 5a — MAKSKARLYTWCALLLLCVLVLIVCLAVFVRRKCPAGTFAHAAVAADSRTCSEIGRDILQRGGSAVDGAIAALLCTSIINPQSMGPGGGAIFTVMDSSGKVKIINARETVPQKFKPDLLKSCPKTFQLLSGSQWIGVPGEIRGYEQAHRLYGKLPWATLFQPTIQLAREGFPIPQIQGRYISHVDTNQTQALRKLFSDKDGNLLKTGNTVRFEKLADTFEMIANHGADVFYTGRVAEDLIRDIQEAGGTLTMQDLASYRATVTDAWAVPLGEYQMYIPPPPAGGTILSLILNILKGYGLNSASLTGEQKTLAYHRYVEAFKFANGLKKHIHPQLTSEQMARKFTEDSFADNIRNLISSDKTHDPQYYNITPHLDSVGTTHVSVLAEDGSAVSVTSTINHIFGSKVFSPSTGVILNNELSDFCGRVDNLFPGDQPPSSMSPAVLKSQSRTLVIGATGGSMITTGIASTLMNHLWFGKSLKEAIAAPVVFINSKNTLRFESNFDKNVIKALKALGHNQEMSNIFYNVVNAVEQENGCICAVSDARKLGQAAGY, encoded by the exons ATGGCGAAGTCCAAGGCGAGGCTGTACACCTGGTgcgcgctgctgctgctctgcgtGCTCGTCTTAATTGTGTGTCttgctgtgtttgtgagacGCAAGTGTCCAGCTGGGACCTTCGCACATGCTGCAGTGGCCGCAGACTCTCGGACATGCTCAGAGATTGGACG GGACATCCTCCAACGAGGGGGCTCAGCAGTAGATGGCGCCATTGCTGCGCTGCTGTGCACCTCCATCATCAACCCTCAGAGTATGGGCCCTGGAGGGGGGGCCATATTCACTGTGATGGACAgctctg GTAAAGTGAAAATCATCAACGCCAGAGAGACCGTACCACAGAAGTTTAAACCTGACCTGCTCAAGTCGTGTCCCAAGACCTTCCAGTTGCTGTCAG gtAGCCAGTGGATCGGGGTCCCAGGGGAAATTCGAGGATACGAACAGGCACACAGGCTTTATGGGAAGTTGCCATGGGCAACCCTGTTCCAGCCGACCATCCAACTGGCCAGGGAAGGGTTTCCCATCCCTCAAATCCAAGGTCGATACATCTCACACGTTGATACGAACCAGACCCAGGCACTGCG GAAGTTATTTTCAGATAAGGACGGGAACTTGCTGAAGACTGGCAACACAGTGAGGTTTGAGAAACTGGCCGACACCTTTGAGATGATTGCAAATCACGGGGCAGACGTCTTCTACACTGGGAGAGTGGCAGAGGATTTAATCCGAGACATACAGGAGGCAG GAGGAACGCTCACGATGCAGGACTTGGCGTCGTACAGAGCTACAGTGACTGATGCGTGGGCTGTTCCTTTGGGAGAGTACCAGATGTACATACCTCCCCCCCCTGCAGGCGGCACCATCCTCAGCCTCATCCTGAACATCCTCAAAG GATATGGCCTGAATTCAGCGTCTCTGACAGGTGAACAGAAGACTCTGGCGTATCACCGCTATGTTGAAGCCTTCAAGTTTGCCAATGGACTGAAGAAACACATCCATCCACAGCTCACATCAGAACAA ATGGCGAGGAAATTCACAGAGGACAGTTTTGCCGACAATATACGGAACTTGATCAGCAGCGACAAGACTCACGATCCCCAGTACTACAACATCACCCCCCACCTGGACAGTGTGGGCACCACGCACGTGTCGGTGCTGGCCGAGGACGGATCTGCTGTGTCCGTCACCAGCACCATCAACCACAT CTTCGGCTCCAAGGTCTTCTCTCCGAGCACCGGAGTCATCCTCAACAACGAGCTGTCCGACTTCTGCGGCCGAGTCGACAATCTCTTTCCTG GGGATcagcctccctcctccatgtctCCCGCCGTGCTGAAGTCTCAGTCGAGGACGCTGGTGATTGGAGCGACCGGGGGGAGCATGATAACGACCGGGATCGCCTCG ACGCTCATGAACCACCTTTGGTTTGGAAAGAGCCTGAAGGAGGCCATCGCTGCCCCTGTGGTTTTTATCAACTCAAAAAACACACTGAGGTTTGAATCCAACTTTGACAAG AATGTAATCAAGGCTCTTAAAGCTCTGGGACACAATCAAGAGATGTCGAACATCTTCTACAACGTGGTGAACGCTGTGGAGCAGGAGAACGGCTGTATCTGTGCCGTGTCTGATGCCAGGAAACTGGGCCAAGCAGCCGGATACTGA